In one Methanothermobacter sp. genomic region, the following are encoded:
- a CDS encoding DUF2119 family protein: MKAGKRVHRRKNLGFFRMIDKGKGPVRLFVGGVHGKEGFTAIRALKRLGFNVIRSGKLIIYSCNPTEYLSTLDPNYYRSQQGREIIGLIEKYQPSTYLEAHCYREESYSRLTDPSRRSRDGVPPLIELEKGVLIGSVSPHIRKKLFRREDICLTIEMPCLRGPEDEVDSLEVYVNFLKTVASSETREELEERLSKRYPKQVETARRYAREFFGEYPPF; this comes from the coding sequence TTGAAAGCTGGGAAGAGGGTACATAGGAGGAAGAACTTGGGTTTCTTCAGGATGATAGATAAGGGTAAAGGTCCTGTAAGACTCTTTGTTGGTGGTGTGCATGGAAAGGAGGGCTTCACAGCTATAAGGGCCCTTAAGAGGCTTGGTTTCAATGTCATCAGGAGTGGAAAGCTGATAATATACAGCTGCAACCCAACAGAGTACCTGAGCACACTCGACCCCAATTATTACAGGAGCCAGCAGGGAAGAGAAATAATAGGACTCATAGAGAAGTACCAGCCATCAACATACCTGGAGGCCCACTGCTACAGGGAGGAGAGCTACAGCAGATTAACGGATCCCTCAAGGAGGAGCAGGGACGGTGTCCCTCCCCTCATAGAACTGGAGAAGGGTGTCCTAATAGGGTCGGTATCACCCCACATACGCAAGAAACTCTTCAGACGCGAGGACATCTGCCTGACCATTGAGATGCCCTGTTTAAGGGGACCAGAGGATGAAGTTGATAGTCTTGAGGTTTACGTGAATTTCCTGAAGACCGTTGCATCATCAGAGACCCGTGAAGAACTGGAGGAGCGTCTTAGCAAGAGATACCCAAAGCAGGTTGAAACCGCAAGGAGATACGCCAGGGAGTTCTTCGGGGAATACCCACCATTCTAG
- the ahcY gene encoding adenosylhomocysteinase: protein MPYNVKDISLAPQGKKKIQWVQEHMPVLERIKRDFSEEKPFEGITVASCLHIEPKTINLGLTLLAGGAEVAMTGCNPLSTQDDAAAAGAKMGLNMYAWRGETNEEYYENIHRVLDHEPDILIDDGADMIFLVHRERRELLDGIIGACEETTTGIHRLKAMAADGALEFPVMAVNDAYTKYLFDNRYGTGQSTFDSIMGTTNMLIAGKTVVVCGYGWCGRGIALRAQGLGANVIVTEVNPIRALEARMDGFRVMRVSEAVKHADILVTATGNTDVVAGDDFMNMKDGCVMANAGHFNVEINREDLERLSGEKRLVKEDIEVFIMPDGRKLYLLAEGRLVNLASERGQGHPAEIMDMSFAMQALSARHLLTEKPEPGVYRAPDEIDIRVAEMKLEAMGIQIDELTEKQRRYLESWEEGT from the coding sequence ATGCCATATAATGTTAAAGACATATCACTTGCCCCACAGGGTAAAAAGAAGATCCAGTGGGTCCAAGAACACATGCCTGTACTTGAAAGGATCAAGAGGGACTTCTCAGAGGAAAAACCATTCGAGGGGATCACAGTAGCATCATGCCTCCATATAGAACCAAAAACCATAAACCTGGGACTCACCCTCCTTGCAGGCGGTGCAGAGGTTGCCATGACAGGATGCAACCCCCTATCAACCCAGGACGATGCAGCCGCCGCTGGAGCAAAAATGGGCCTTAACATGTACGCCTGGCGCGGTGAAACCAATGAGGAGTACTATGAAAACATACACCGTGTCCTGGACCATGAACCTGACATCCTCATAGACGACGGGGCAGACATGATATTCCTGGTGCACAGGGAAAGGAGGGAACTTCTTGATGGAATAATAGGTGCCTGTGAGGAGACAACAACAGGTATACACCGACTAAAGGCCATGGCAGCCGATGGTGCCCTCGAATTTCCCGTGATGGCCGTGAACGACGCCTACACAAAGTACCTATTCGACAACCGCTATGGAACCGGCCAGTCCACATTTGACTCCATAATGGGAACCACCAACATGCTCATAGCAGGCAAAACCGTTGTGGTGTGTGGCTATGGTTGGTGCGGACGCGGAATAGCCCTGAGGGCCCAGGGCCTTGGCGCGAATGTCATAGTAACCGAGGTTAACCCCATAAGGGCACTCGAGGCCCGTATGGATGGATTCAGGGTTATGAGGGTCTCAGAGGCCGTTAAACATGCAGATATACTGGTAACTGCAACAGGAAACACTGATGTGGTTGCGGGTGATGACTTCATGAACATGAAGGACGGCTGTGTGATGGCAAATGCAGGCCACTTCAACGTTGAAATAAACAGGGAGGACCTTGAAAGGTTATCAGGGGAGAAAAGACTGGTTAAGGAGGACATAGAGGTCTTCATCATGCCTGATGGGCGCAAATTATACCTCCTTGCCGAGGGGAGACTGGTGAACCTCGCCTCAGAGAGGGGTCAGGGCCACCCCGCAGAGATAATGGACATGAGCTTTGCAATGCAGGCACTATCAGCGAGACACCTCCTCACTGAAAAACCTGAACCCGGCGTCTACAGGGCCCCTGATGAGATAGACATTCGGGTTGCGGAGATGAAGCTGGAGGCCATGGGAATCCAGATTGATGAACTGACAGAGAAACAGAGAAGGTACCTTGAAAGCTGGGAAGAGGGTACATAG
- a CDS encoding CDC48 family AAA ATPase, with protein sequence MAEKEIKLKVAEALAQQDVGRGIARVDPACMEKLGLSDGDIIEIEGKKLTAATVISSQSDIGLGIIRIDGYLRKNAGASIGEEVTVRRAEVKDAQKVVLAPVDQEVIIRGDIRSAFLNRVLVKGDIIVSGIRQQISGGGLFDEFFRDFMDLSPLGEIKLAVVSTSPAGVVRVTPTTQVEMQSKPVDVSKLEGVKNLVDVTYEDIGGLKEEVKKVREMIEIPLKRPELFERLGITPPKGVLMHGPPGTGKTLLAKAVANESDAHFIAINGPEIMSKYVGGSEERLREFFEEAEENAPSIIFIDEIDAIAPKREDVSGEVERRIVAQLLTLMDGLKSRGQVVVIGATNRPDALDPALRRPGRFDREIEIGVPDREERKEILQIHTRGMPLAEDVDLDELAEITHGFVGADLESLCKESAMRVLRRVLPEIKADEEIPKEVLKKMIVTRADFKEALKEVQPSALREVLVQVPNVSWDDIGGLEDAKQELREAVEWPLKYPDRFKKFGIKPPKGILLHGSPGTGKTLLAKAVANESQANFIAVKGPELLSKWVGESEKGVREVFRKARQTAPTVIFFDEIDSIASVRSGSTADSGVTQRVVNQLLTEIDGLEELQDVAVIAATNRPDILDPALLRPGRFDRHVKVEDPDREARLAIFKVHTKDMPLADDVNLEKLADKTEGYVGADIEAVCREAAMLTLRENMDAEEVPMKHFLEAMEKIKPKGGVEEQVQYH encoded by the coding sequence ATGGCAGAAAAAGAAATAAAATTAAAGGTTGCAGAGGCCCTCGCCCAGCAGGACGTTGGTAGAGGAATAGCCCGTGTGGACCCCGCGTGTATGGAAAAACTGGGTCTCTCTGATGGGGACATAATCGAAATAGAGGGTAAAAAACTGACCGCTGCAACCGTCATATCATCACAGTCCGACATAGGCCTCGGAATCATAAGGATAGACGGATACCTCCGTAAAAATGCAGGGGCATCCATCGGCGAAGAGGTGACAGTGAGAAGGGCGGAGGTAAAGGACGCCCAGAAGGTCGTCCTGGCACCCGTTGACCAGGAAGTGATCATACGTGGAGACATAAGATCAGCATTCCTCAACAGAGTCCTCGTCAAGGGGGACATAATCGTATCAGGGATAAGGCAGCAGATATCCGGTGGGGGGCTCTTCGATGAGTTCTTCAGGGACTTCATGGACCTCTCACCCCTGGGGGAAATAAAACTCGCAGTCGTATCAACAAGCCCCGCAGGTGTGGTTAGGGTCACACCCACAACCCAGGTGGAAATGCAGTCAAAACCCGTTGACGTCAGCAAACTTGAGGGCGTAAAGAACCTCGTGGACGTCACCTACGAGGACATCGGAGGCCTCAAGGAGGAGGTCAAAAAGGTCAGAGAGATGATAGAGATCCCCCTCAAGAGGCCCGAACTCTTCGAGAGGCTCGGCATAACACCACCAAAGGGTGTCCTCATGCACGGGCCACCAGGTACAGGTAAGACACTCCTCGCCAAGGCAGTCGCCAACGAAAGCGACGCCCACTTCATAGCCATAAACGGTCCCGAAATAATGAGCAAATACGTTGGAGGATCAGAGGAGAGACTCAGAGAATTCTTCGAGGAAGCAGAGGAAAACGCGCCATCCATCATATTCATAGATGAAATAGATGCAATAGCACCCAAAAGGGAGGACGTCAGTGGCGAGGTTGAAAGGAGAATAGTTGCCCAGCTCCTCACCCTCATGGACGGCCTGAAAAGCAGGGGCCAGGTTGTGGTCATAGGTGCAACCAACAGACCAGACGCCCTCGACCCTGCGCTCAGAAGACCCGGAAGATTCGACCGTGAAATCGAAATAGGCGTCCCTGACAGGGAAGAGAGAAAGGAGATACTCCAGATACACACCAGGGGTATGCCGCTGGCAGAGGACGTTGACCTGGATGAACTCGCAGAGATAACCCACGGTTTTGTGGGCGCAGACCTGGAATCACTCTGTAAGGAATCCGCCATGAGAGTGCTGAGGAGGGTTCTCCCTGAGATAAAGGCCGATGAGGAGATACCCAAAGAGGTCCTCAAGAAGATGATAGTCACAAGGGCAGACTTCAAGGAAGCCCTGAAGGAGGTTCAGCCATCAGCACTCAGGGAGGTCCTCGTACAGGTGCCCAACGTCTCATGGGATGACATAGGTGGACTTGAAGATGCTAAACAGGAACTCAGGGAGGCCGTAGAGTGGCCCCTCAAGTACCCTGACAGGTTCAAGAAATTCGGCATAAAACCACCAAAGGGCATCCTCCTGCATGGATCACCAGGTACAGGTAAGACACTCCTCGCCAAGGCAGTCGCCAATGAGAGCCAGGCAAACTTCATAGCCGTGAAGGGACCTGAACTCCTCTCAAAATGGGTGGGCGAATCTGAGAAAGGTGTCCGTGAAGTCTTCAGAAAAGCCCGTCAGACAGCACCAACCGTGATCTTCTTTGATGAGATAGACTCAATAGCCTCAGTGAGAAGTGGAAGCACGGCAGACTCAGGTGTGACCCAGCGCGTTGTGAACCAGCTCCTCACAGAGATCGATGGACTTGAGGAACTGCAGGACGTTGCTGTGATAGCCGCAACCAACAGGCCAGACATCCTTGACCCTGCACTCCTCCGACCTGGAAGATTCGACAGACACGTCAAGGTAGAAGACCCCGACAGGGAGGCAAGGCTCGCCATATTCAAGGTGCACACCAAGGATATGCCGCTTGCAGATGACGTGAACCTTGAAAAACTGGCGGACAAGACAGAAGGATACGTTGGTGCCGACATTGAAGCCGTCTGCAGGGAGGCCGCCATGCTGACACTCAGAGAGAACATGGACGCAGAGGAGGTCCCGATGAAACACTTCCTTGAGGCCATGGAAAAGATAAAACCAAAGGGTGGCGTTGAGGAACAGGTTCAGTACCATTAA
- a CDS encoding prephenate dehydrogenase, producing the protein MEMIVSIIGGTRGLGYWIARFLKGEGLRVIITGRDHDAGMEAASRIGVEYCADNVQAASRADVVVVSVPIDVTADVIREVAPHVRKGGLLMDVTSVKEEPARVMEESIGDGAHHLPAHPMFGPRVSSLEGQVVVLTPTQENPWVDTVIDFLEKRKARVIVTDPATHDRMMSVVQVLTHFAYISIASTLEVEGVDIRESRKFASPIYNLMIDTIARIVAQNPYLAYSIQTHNPHGQDMRDSFLRTASELNEMLSDGRMDEFVSRMGLAAKNIDDVEASLGRSDKAIEALNEELKILKDSVGEEVGLRHIYSGKVHVGVLESVTPDYATLREGKRVLSFKISNIRVLSDDELQRWKAENLPTRVYDISAVFPDTVDPEVIEYLTGLLDGVAGSEVVDVYSGPQIPEGHVSLTLRIRVFQREDYERVREILEGMGARIR; encoded by the coding sequence ATGGAAATGATTGTGAGCATCATAGGGGGTACTCGTGGGCTTGGATACTGGATAGCCAGGTTCCTGAAGGGGGAGGGCTTGAGGGTCATAATCACCGGAAGGGACCATGATGCTGGAATGGAAGCCGCATCAAGGATCGGTGTGGAATACTGTGCTGACAACGTCCAGGCGGCATCCCGTGCAGATGTGGTGGTTGTTTCTGTGCCCATAGATGTAACTGCAGATGTTATAAGGGAGGTCGCCCCCCATGTCAGGAAGGGGGGTCTCCTGATGGACGTCACATCTGTAAAGGAGGAGCCCGCCAGGGTCATGGAGGAGTCCATAGGGGATGGCGCCCACCATCTTCCAGCCCACCCCATGTTTGGGCCGAGGGTGTCCTCCCTTGAGGGGCAGGTTGTTGTCCTGACACCCACACAGGAAAACCCATGGGTTGATACCGTCATTGATTTCCTTGAGAAACGTAAGGCCCGTGTTATAGTAACTGACCCTGCAACCCATGACCGTATGATGAGTGTTGTGCAGGTGCTGACACACTTTGCCTACATAAGCATAGCATCCACCCTCGAGGTAGAGGGGGTCGATATAAGGGAGTCGAGGAAATTTGCAAGCCCCATATACAACCTCATGATAGACACCATTGCAAGGATAGTGGCCCAGAACCCATACCTGGCGTACTCCATCCAGACCCATAACCCCCATGGACAGGATATGCGTGACAGTTTCCTGAGGACTGCCTCTGAACTCAATGAGATGCTCAGTGATGGCAGGATGGATGAATTCGTATCAAGGATGGGTCTTGCAGCCAAGAACATCGATGATGTTGAGGCGTCCCTGGGGAGATCCGATAAGGCAATAGAGGCCCTCAATGAGGAACTTAAAATTCTGAAGGATTCTGTTGGAGAGGAAGTTGGTCTGAGGCACATCTATTCTGGTAAGGTGCACGTTGGGGTGCTTGAGTCGGTCACACCGGATTATGCGACCCTCAGGGAAGGTAAGAGGGTGCTCAGCTTCAAGATTTCCAACATAAGGGTTCTATCTGATGATGAACTTCAGAGGTGGAAGGCTGAGAACCTCCCCACACGTGTGTATGATATATCGGCTGTTTTTCCGGATACAGTGGACCCCGAGGTTATTGAGTACCTCACAGGGCTTCTTGATGGTGTTGCTGGCTCAGAGGTTGTTGATGTTTACAGTGGACCACAGATACCCGAGGGTCATGTGAGTTTAACCCTCAGGATTCGTGTATTCCAGCGGGAGGACTATGAGAGGGTCAGGGAAATCCTTGAGGGTATGGGGGCCAGGATAAGGTAG
- a CDS encoding mRNA surveillance protein pelota, whose translation MRIVHEDEKNGVIEVVPETLDDLWHLSHIIEKGDLLSARTTRRIQDTSGEKIRSDRGVKKTFYLGIRVEGVSFHIYTGKLRATGVIERGPEDLVPLGSHHTLEVKLNTPLRIKKDSWSRWTLKRLQEAVEASKHIRAVIVVIEDDVADIGVIRQYGVDYQGPITGHIPGKRMHQRDRGKMRLEFYESIVDALKKYGELETIIIAGPGFYKSDFHEYLLEKHPEIGRKAVVENTGTGGRSGIYEVLKKGTVERVSSENRVAAEVRNVNEVLERLARDPETVVYGREKVLEAINMGAVERLLVLDRVVSREDIEGYLDIVESMGGSVVLISSEHEGGKQLESLGGLAGILRFRIS comes from the coding sequence ATGAGGATAGTACATGAGGATGAGAAAAACGGCGTCATAGAAGTCGTACCAGAAACCCTTGACGACCTCTGGCACCTCTCCCATATAATTGAGAAGGGTGACCTTCTTTCTGCAAGGACAACAAGGAGGATACAGGATACCAGCGGAGAGAAGATAAGAAGCGACAGGGGAGTTAAGAAAACCTTCTATCTGGGTATAAGGGTGGAAGGTGTCAGTTTCCACATATACACAGGAAAACTCAGAGCAACAGGGGTTATAGAGCGGGGCCCTGAGGACCTGGTCCCCCTCGGGTCGCACCACACCCTTGAGGTTAAACTCAACACCCCCCTCAGGATCAAAAAGGATTCCTGGAGCAGATGGACACTTAAGAGGCTTCAGGAGGCGGTAGAGGCATCAAAGCATATCAGAGCCGTGATAGTTGTGATTGAGGATGATGTGGCAGACATTGGAGTCATAAGACAGTATGGTGTGGATTACCAGGGCCCCATCACAGGCCACATCCCGGGTAAGAGGATGCATCAGAGGGACCGTGGGAAAATGCGCCTTGAATTCTATGAGAGTATAGTGGACGCCCTCAAAAAATACGGTGAACTTGAGACAATCATAATTGCAGGTCCTGGCTTCTACAAGTCGGACTTCCATGAATACCTGCTTGAGAAGCACCCTGAGATCGGAAGGAAGGCCGTGGTTGAGAATACAGGGACCGGTGGAAGGTCAGGAATATATGAGGTTCTAAAGAAGGGCACAGTGGAGAGGGTTTCATCAGAGAACAGGGTTGCAGCAGAGGTAAGGAATGTGAATGAGGTCCTTGAGAGGCTGGCGAGGGACCCTGAAACCGTGGTCTATGGCAGGGAGAAGGTGCTGGAAGCCATCAATATGGGGGCTGTTGAGAGACTGCTGGTCCTTGACAGGGTTGTAAGCAGAGAGGATATTGAGGGATACCTTGATATCGTTGAAAGTATGGGGGGTTCCGTGGTTCTCATAAGCAGTGAACACGAGGGCGGCAAACAGCTGGAATCCCTCGGTGGACTTGCAGGTATATTGAGGTTCAGGATTTCATGA
- a CDS encoding radical SAM protein, producing the protein MFRILQDKCTGCGRCRMLQCSGKCSGCGACQMVCPEGALVPGRRDDTEYRVTVNSEDVMATGTVGDALEVAGIRVSDIPCEGELFSPCGTGGCWACAVSANGRTVQSCVTPLEEGMVIETIPEPPLRYVSNFGPHTAGGVGTPFSEKGDGPVEVVCFAHGCNLRCPQCQNSQVAFTTGDTLLDPEETAMILLGVESIYRTGTVTFSGGECTLNRSWLSGSVRRIRELDGGINIHVDTNGTVLTPRYIDELVEAGMNRIGIDLKGRRLETFMKIAGLSDPEKARVYLENSWNAFRYISEEHDGIFMGLGVPYNRALISTGEIAEMASEIASVSPDVQVTLLDYRPEFRLKNIQRPSVPEMLEVRDLMLDRGLRRVIVQTSEGFIG; encoded by the coding sequence GTGTTCAGGATTCTCCAGGATAAATGCACCGGCTGCGGGAGATGCAGGATGCTCCAGTGCAGCGGAAAATGTTCAGGGTGTGGGGCCTGCCAGATGGTATGCCCTGAGGGAGCACTTGTTCCAGGGAGAAGGGATGATACAGAGTACAGGGTGACAGTAAACAGTGAAGATGTCATGGCCACTGGCACCGTGGGGGATGCCCTTGAGGTTGCAGGTATCAGGGTAAGTGACATTCCCTGTGAGGGTGAATTATTCTCACCATGCGGTACAGGCGGATGCTGGGCCTGCGCTGTATCAGCAAATGGCAGGACGGTGCAGTCCTGTGTAACACCCCTTGAGGAGGGGATGGTCATAGAGACCATACCTGAACCACCACTTAGGTATGTGAGCAACTTCGGCCCCCACACTGCTGGGGGAGTGGGGACACCCTTCAGTGAAAAGGGGGATGGCCCCGTTGAGGTGGTGTGCTTCGCCCATGGATGCAACCTGAGGTGTCCCCAGTGCCAGAACAGCCAGGTGGCGTTCACCACGGGTGACACTTTGCTTGACCCTGAAGAAACCGCAATGATACTGCTTGGCGTTGAATCGATTTACAGGACAGGCACCGTGACGTTCTCTGGCGGTGAATGCACACTTAACAGGTCATGGCTCTCCGGTTCAGTCAGGAGGATAAGGGAACTTGATGGGGGAATCAACATTCACGTGGACACAAATGGTACCGTGCTCACCCCGCGATACATCGATGAACTTGTTGAGGCCGGCATGAACCGGATAGGAATTGACCTCAAGGGTAGGAGGCTGGAGACATTCATGAAGATAGCAGGGCTCAGCGACCCTGAGAAAGCCAGGGTATACCTTGAAAACTCCTGGAATGCCTTCAGATACATATCTGAGGAGCATGATGGAATATTCATGGGCCTCGGAGTCCCATACAACAGGGCACTCATATCCACAGGGGAGATTGCTGAAATGGCATCTGAGATAGCCTCTGTCAGTCCAGACGTCCAGGTAACCCTACTTGACTACAGGCCCGAGTTCAGGCTTAAAAATATACAGAGACCCTCGGTTCCTGAAATGCTTGAGGTTCGTGACCTGATGCTTGACAGGGGCCTCAGAAGGGTAATTGTCCAGACATCTGAGGGATTCATAGGATGA